The following proteins are encoded in a genomic region of Gemmatimonadaceae bacterium:
- a CDS encoding ABC transporter substrate-binding protein codes for MLLALAMLSACGPAEQSTGKSSDAAADLQELKVGALEDEFGLQLNRPRLGMYPLNTGICEPLFRLTNDLQAKPWLATKVEYRGDNTFRFTLRQGVVFHDGSPLDANDVKFTLDHAVRVKTQYSFLSDQSVRVIDDSTVDVRPSVPNLRLADQIVHSLWSVIATGNDPTTRPNCTGPFRFLEYSPQSHFTVVRNDSYWGEKAKLQRITFRFFQDDNTRALALRAGEVDAIFDVNRGTIASLRETPGLKILAAPPGSTILMYISTRGAPPYTIMADQRVRRAVAMAIDRKVLVDRVLGGYAALVNSVNPPAALGRHAAAINGVPYDPAGARRLLDAAGWKLSGDRVRMNGSRRLALVMIMQPGNVDRVVGEFIQAQLAAVGAEVRIEHLDPGAFSARINSGTFDLDIEVPSQNDANPAFLLSLRWYSRSPIASARFMPVGPRFDSLVTAALTSESRDDTQRRASEAMQVLVSDEVAAIPLAGIYRIYAMTDKVRGFDPHPSRNNQWWNTVWLAR; via the coding sequence TTGCTGCTCGCACTCGCCATGCTGTCCGCGTGCGGGCCCGCCGAGCAATCGACCGGGAAATCGAGCGACGCCGCCGCGGATTTGCAGGAGTTGAAGGTCGGCGCCCTTGAAGATGAATTCGGTCTTCAGCTCAACAGGCCCCGGCTTGGTATGTATCCTCTCAATACCGGCATCTGTGAGCCGCTGTTCAGGCTCACTAACGACCTGCAGGCCAAGCCATGGCTCGCGACGAAGGTCGAGTACCGCGGCGATAATACCTTCCGTTTTACCCTGCGCCAGGGAGTGGTTTTCCACGACGGCAGCCCACTCGATGCAAATGATGTGAAGTTCACGCTCGACCACGCTGTGCGTGTAAAGACGCAATACAGCTTTCTGTCCGACCAATCCGTTCGCGTCATCGATGACTCGACGGTGGATGTGCGGCCATCCGTTCCGAATCTGCGTCTGGCAGACCAGATCGTGCATTCTCTCTGGAGCGTAATCGCGACGGGCAACGATCCGACCACTCGACCAAACTGCACCGGTCCCTTCCGATTTCTGGAGTACTCGCCACAGAGCCACTTCACGGTCGTTCGCAATGATTCCTACTGGGGCGAGAAAGCGAAACTGCAGCGGATCACGTTCCGCTTCTTCCAGGACGACAACACCCGGGCGCTGGCGCTCCGAGCCGGCGAAGTTGATGCAATCTTTGACGTCAACCGGGGGACAATCGCCAGCCTTCGCGAAACGCCTGGACTGAAGATTCTTGCGGCACCGCCGGGTTCGACGATTCTGATGTACATCTCGACGCGTGGTGCACCACCGTACACGATCATGGCTGATCAGCGAGTCCGTCGCGCAGTGGCCATGGCCATCGACAGGAAAGTTCTGGTCGATCGGGTGCTCGGCGGATACGCCGCCCTCGTCAACTCGGTCAACCCGCCAGCCGCACTTGGCAGGCACGCGGCGGCAATCAATGGGGTCCCATACGATCCGGCAGGAGCCCGACGACTGCTCGACGCAGCCGGATGGAAATTATCGGGAGATCGCGTGCGGATGAATGGCAGCCGGCGGCTCGCACTGGTCATGATCATGCAGCCCGGCAACGTCGATCGAGTGGTTGGAGAGTTCATTCAGGCGCAGCTTGCTGCTGTAGGCGCCGAAGTGCGAATCGAGCATCTGGATCCGGGCGCGTTCTCGGCGCGGATCAATTCAGGCACGTTCGATCTGGATATTGAAGTCCCCAGCCAGAATGACGCGAACCCCGCGTTTCTTCTGTCACTTCGCTGGTACTCCCGATCGCCCATCGCCAGTGCCCGTTTCATGCCGGTCGGCCCGCGCTTCGATTCACTGGTTACTGCCGCGCTCACGAGCGAATCCCGCGACGACACGCAGCGACGCGCGTCCGAGGCAATGCAGGTGCTGGTGAGCGATGAAGTGGCGGCGATTCCCCTGGCGGGGATATATCGCATCTACGCGATGACGGACAAGGTGAGAGGGTTTGACCCTCACCCATCGCGCAACAATCAGTGGTGGAACACAGTCTGGCTAGCGAGGTGA
- the hypC gene encoding HypC/HybG/HupF family hydrogenase formation chaperone — MCLAIPGQIVDFVDGHPHLAVIEVSGVRRKVNIDLLREDGLTLSDWVLIHVGFAMSKISPEHAQEQISLLTMLGEEGEAVRELEGYQFG, encoded by the coding sequence GTGTGTCTAGCGATTCCTGGACAGATCGTCGACTTCGTCGACGGCCATCCGCATCTGGCGGTCATCGAAGTGTCGGGCGTTCGTCGCAAGGTGAACATCGACCTGTTGCGCGAGGATGGTCTCACGCTGTCGGACTGGGTTCTGATTCACGTCGGGTTCGCCATGAGCAAGATCAGCCCCGAGCATGCGCAGGAGCAGATCAGCCTGCTGACCATGCTCGGTGAAGAGGGTGAAGCGGTCCGCGAGCTCGAAGGCTATCAATTTGGCTAG